A segment of the Agrobacterium tumefaciens genome:
CCTCGACGATCACCCGGTCGCCATCTTCGACACCTGCTGTCACCAGCCAGTTGTTGCCGATGCTGCGGTCCACCGTCAGGACGCGCTCTTCGACCTTGTTGTCCTTGCTGACGAAACGTGCGGTCGGTTCACCCTTGGTGTTGCGCGACACGCCGCGCTGCGGCACCAGATAGCTGTTTGGCGCAACGCCTTCCTGGATCACGGCGCGCACATACATGCCCGGCAGCACGATGCGGTCGGGGTTTGGAAACTGCGCGCGAAGTTTGACCGTGCCGGCCGATTCATCGACCGTCGCCTCGGCAAATTCCACCGTGCCGGTCTTGGCGTATTCCTTGCCGTTGTCGAGTTTCAGGTTGACCGAGACGTTGATGCCCGAAAAACGCAACTGCCCGGCATCGACGGCCTCTCTGAGATCGAGGATTTTCGAGCTGGCCTGCGTCACATCGACATTGATCGGATCGAGGCTTCTGATCGTCGTCAGCGCCGTGGTCTGCTCCGCCGTGACAAGCGCGCCGACAGTAATGGCCGAGGCATCGACACGGCCGGAAATCGGCGCGCGGATCTTGGTGTATTCGAGATTGATGCGGGCTGTCTCGACGCTCGCCTTGGCCGACGCGACATCCGCCTTGGCCTGTGCCAGCGTCGACTTCGCGTCTTCAAGGTCCTGCTCACTGACGGCGTTGTTCGATGTCAGGCGGCCGTAACGGTCGACTTTGGCCTGTGCGCTCGGCAGAGCCCCTTCAGCCTTCTGCAGTGAGGCAACGGCGCTGTCATAGCTCGCCTGGTAGGTCGCGGGGTCGAGTTCGTAGAGCACGTCGCCCGCCTTTACCTCGCTGCCCTCCTTGAAATTGCGCTTGCGGATAATGCCGCCAACCTGCGGGCGGACCTCTGCTTCCAGCGAAGCGGATGTCCGGCCCGGCAGCTCCGCCGTAATGGCCACGTCCTGCGGGTTCAGCACCACGACACTGACATTGGGCTTGGCGGCTGCGGCCGGTGGCGCTGCTGCCTTTTCATCGCTGCAGGCGGCGAGCGCTGCACACACAAAGAATGCGAAACCTGCTGCAAAAATGGGTCTTGATCTGGGGGGCACGGGTTTTTACCTTTTTCTGTAACGGTGGGTACAAATAATCAATTTGCGGTAAGAGTCAACGCATGCTAGGGAGACGTTCATGGAAAATTCACCAGCAGACACGCCCGAAAGGCCGGCGGAACGAAGCCGCGGCAGGCCGAAAATCTATAGTGATGAGCAGCGTCGACAGACGATTCTGGACGAGGCGCGGCGCACCTTCACCGAGGAAGGTTTTCGCCGCACGACCATCGCCAAGGTCGCGGCGCGCTGCAAAATTTCGAAGCAGACCATCTACGAATCGTTCGAGAGCAAGGTCGATCTGTTCAAGGCCGTGGTGGGCGATCACCGCCGCATGATGCTGGACCTGCCCCGCCCTGCCGATGAAGACGCACCTGTCGATATCGTCATCGAACGTATCTTTCGCATCGATATCGACGAGGAAATGGACGCGGAACGCGACAGCTTTCTCTCGATCATTTTTGCCGAATCGAAAGAAGTGCCCGAACTGTTCGATTTCATCCGCGACGAAGGCGCCGATCCTTCAAGGCGCGATTTGATCGACTGGCTGAAAAATCAGGTCGAGCGTGGGCGACTGAAGATCGACAACCCCGAAAGTGGGGCGCGCATGCTGATGGATATGCTGCTCGGCCCAACCGGACCCGGCCGCCGCGACTGGGCCACATTGGAAGACCGCCGCCGCCACCTCAGATGGTGCATCGACTTCTTCATGGCTTCGGCCGCGGCCAGGTGACGGATGCGGTGATCGCGTAAAGGAACGAACCGTCGCCATGACACGTCCTCACTATGAAACGGCCATTCAGGCACTCGGCATCATGGAGGCGCTTGCGGCTTACGATCCACATATCGCCGGAACACCCCCACTGGGTGTGCATACCGAAAAGAGCGATATCGACATCCTGTGCCATGCGACTGACCAGCAATCCTTCCTGCGGGACGTCGTAAATTTATATGGAGACCGCAAGGCGTTTTGTGTCTGGCAGTGGACGTCGAACGACCAGCCAATCATCGCA
Coding sequences within it:
- a CDS encoding efflux RND transporter periplasmic adaptor subunit yields the protein MPPRSRPIFAAGFAFFVCAALAACSDEKAAAPPAAAAKPNVSVVVLNPQDVAITAELPGRTSASLEAEVRPQVGGIIRKRNFKEGSEVKAGDVLYELDPATYQASYDSAVASLQKAEGALPSAQAKVDRYGRLTSNNAVSEQDLEDAKSTLAQAKADVASAKASVETARINLEYTKIRAPISGRVDASAITVGALVTAEQTTALTTIRSLDPINVDVTQASSKILDLREAVDAGQLRFSGINVSVNLKLDNGKEYAKTGTVEFAEATVDESAGTVKLRAQFPNPDRIVLPGMYVRAVIQEGVAPNSYLVPQRGVSRNTKGEPTARFVSKDNKVEERVLTVDRSIGNNWLVTAGVEDGDRVIVEGTQRTQIGQDVDVKEVTIDNATGELKAASIDTPNKVASLTEAQH
- a CDS encoding TetR/AcrR family transcriptional regulator — protein: MENSPADTPERPAERSRGRPKIYSDEQRRQTILDEARRTFTEEGFRRTTIAKVAARCKISKQTIYESFESKVDLFKAVVGDHRRMMLDLPRPADEDAPVDIVIERIFRIDIDEEMDAERDSFLSIIFAESKEVPELFDFIRDEGADPSRRDLIDWLKNQVERGRLKIDNPESGARMLMDMLLGPTGPGRRDWATLEDRRRHLRWCIDFFMASAAAR